A region of the Flavobacteriaceae bacterium MAR_2010_188 genome:
TGTTCAAAAACCACTTTTTCGAAATCGAACATCTAGATAGGACCAAAAAACATGTTAGTGATCCGTTAAAGAATTCCGCCGCAAAAAGGATTAATATGTTTTTGAGATGGATGGTCAGGAAAGACCAAAATGGCGTTGATTTCGGGATTTGGGAAAAGATTTCTCCGCATCAACTTTCTTGTCCGCTTGATGTACATTCCGGAGGTATTGCACGTAAACTTGGCATTCTTAATCGTAAACAAAATGATGCCAAGGCTCTTGCCGAATTAGATTCAAAACTAAGAAAGTTAGATGCTGTAGATCCGGTTAAGTATGACTTTGCCTTGTTCGGCCTTGGTGCGTTTGAAAAGTTTTAACAATTGATATTCCACCGTATTATTTATCTTTAGTCAACTTTCAACTAAAATAATTATTCGATGAAACAAATTACCCTTCTAATTTTTTTAATTAGCCTTATTTCTTTTGGTCAATCTCGCGAGATTCCAATCGATACTATGGTTATTACTACCCACAATACCACCGTAAAAGGGGTAAGTTTTACCTATACCGCAGAAACAGGAACACAGCCTGTTTGGGACGAAGAAGGAAAACCTATCGCGACACTTTTTTACACTTACTACACCCGCAACGGCATTAAGGATAGAGCTAGCCGTCCAATTATTTATTCCTTTAATGGTGGACCTGGATCGGCTTCTGTTTGGATGCACGTGGCCTATACCGGTCCTGTAATTTTAAATATAGATGACGAAGGCTATCCTATTCAACCTTATGGAGTTAAGACCAATCCATATTCTATTCTCGATGTGGCTGATATCGTATTTATAAATCCCGTCAATACCGCTTATTCTAGAATGATTCCGGATGCAGAAGGCAAAATGCCTGATAGAAAACAGTTTTTCGGAATAAACGAAGACATCAAATATCTTGCAGAATGGATGAACACATTTACCAGCAGAAAAAACCGCTGGGAATCGCCTAAATATATAATTGGCGAGAGCTATGGAGGTACCAGAGTAATGGGATTATCCTTAGAATTGCAGAATAGCCAATGGATGTATCTTAACGGTGTCATTATGGTTTCTCCTGCGGATTATAAAACATTAATTTCTGATGGTTCTGTATCTTCTGGACTGAATCTACCATATTTCACCGCGGCGGCCTGGTATCATAAAATGTTACCAGCAGAACTTCAACAAAAGGATCTTTTGGAAATTTTACCTGAGTCGGAAGCCTATACAATAAATACACTAATCCCTGCTTTGGTAAAAGGTTGGACGATATCAGATTCTGAAAGACAAGAAATAGCGAAGAAAATGTCCTATTACTCAGGTCTTAGCGAAAAGGTAATCCTTCAACATAATCTCGATGTGCCAACGCAATTTTTCTGGAAAGAACTTCTTCGTGATAAGTCTGGACAAACTATTGGCCGACTAGATTCTAGATATACAGGATTTGATAAGATGTTGTCTGGCAATAGACCCGATTATAATGCTGAGATCACTTCTTGGTTGCATTCTTTTACACCGGCTATTAACTATTATCTTAGAGAAAAACTAAACTTTAAGACAGACATAAAGTATAATATGTTCGGGCCTGTACATCCTTGGAATAATGAAAACGATAATGTACGTGAAGATTTGCGCCAGGCGATGGCAGAAAATCCTTATTTACACGTATTGACGCAATCTGGCTATTACGATGGTGCTACGACTTATTTTGCTGCAAAACATTCTCAGTGGCAAGCAGACCCAAGCGGAAGAATGAAAGATCGCTTTCATTTTGAAGGATACCGTAGTGGGCACATGATGTATTTGCGCCACGATGATTTAATTAAGGCTAACGAAGATTTAAGGGAATTTATTAAAGCATCCTCTTCTAACGGAAAAGCCGCGAAATATTAATCACGGAAAATTTGAATAAAAAAACCTGCTCACGAGCAGGTTTTTTTGTTATTTACTTATTGAAGATAGATTGAGCCAAGAATTTCTAATTCTAATCTGTTTTGGAGTGGCGTTTGGGTTTTCGGCAATCATCTGGTCTACCGTATAGGTTTTAGTCAAAGTATCTTTGATGATAATTTCTTCACCATTTCGCATTAGCGTTACTTCCACTTCGTTACCAGGTTTCCATTGGTACATTTCACCTAAAAATGTCTGGGCGTTTTCTGGAGTAATTACATTTCCATTTACCGCATAAAGAACATCATTTGCTTTAACTCCGTGGTCTGCCCAAAAGCTATTTTCACTAACATTTTCAGTAAATAAAATAGCGCGCTTATCTTGGTCTGCCTTAAATACAAAGTTATTGCTTGAGCGTATATAATTTGTTTCAACTTGACCCTCTTCAAAAAGAAGACCTACTTTATCCAAGAACACTTTATAATCAATTGGGGTAGTTCCTAATACATGGATGTCTAAAAAGTTCTTCACACTTGGGTAAGTCATATCCCCTATTTCATTTAAGATATTATCATCTTCAAAAGGTTTATTCTCTCCATATTTATTTGAAAGTTCTTTCATCAATGACAACATACTTCTCTCGCCATTGCTTTCTTCTCTCATTAAAATATCAATACACATCCCAATAAGTGCTCCTTTTTGGTAGACATTGTAGTAATTTGAAGCATATGGTTCTACAATAATATTTTCGCTCATTTTGGTGAAGCTCATAGAATCATCCATCCTTTTTGAGGTGTTGATTTTATCCATCATGGTTGCATAAAACTGCTCCGGAGTCTTCTGCCCTTCATAAACCTGAAAATGCTGTGCGAAATATTCGGTTACACCTTCGTACATCCAAAGATGTTTAGAGAATGTTGGCTGATCATAATCAAAATAATGTACATCTTCAGAATGAACCGATAATGGGCTCACAATATGAAAGAATTCATGTGAAACAACATCTACCATAGATTCGGCTAGACTCTCTTTAGAAGAAGCTTCGCGCAACACTACCACGGTCGATTTTTGATGCTCTAATGCGCCAAAACCTGTTGGTCCGTCCGCTCTGTTATCAGCTAAATAAAGGTAAATATCGTATCTCGGCGTACTATCTAAATCCCCTAAATAAGCCTTTTGGCCTTGCATCATTGCGTAAATAGTTTCTTTTAGGCTGTTGGCAGTATGCACTTTATTTGGTGAATACACACTCAATACAATTTTAATATTGCCGACCATAAATTCTTCGACATCAAGATTTCCGTACATCATAGGATTATCGGTGATATCGAAATATCTTGGAGCGAAATAAGTGATTGTAGTTTTAGAACCATCTTCAGAAGTTACAGAAGAAGAATGCTCTAATGCAGACGAATTTTTAAAATTACTTGGGGAAGTCACCTCAAGACTGTATTGACTATTTTTTAAAGAATCAAAATAGCCGATAAACCCGTGAAGGTTTAACAGATAATTTACTGGTTCTATATTGGTTCCGGCCGGAGAAAATGGTACAGTTTCGCTGGAGCCTTCAACATCAAAAGAATCATTAACCAAATAAGTGATTTTATCTAAGTCCTTAGCGTTATTAATAATCCAAGAATTATTATCGGATTTAACCACCGCCATTTCTTTACCATTATAATCGATTGCCTTAAGATTCTCTACAAAGATTCCGAAGTCACTTACCGCATAAGTACCTTGCACAACTCTCGGCAAATGGTAGATTACTTTATCTACCGTGAATCTTCCGGGGTTTATAGTTACAGGAACTTTATCGTTTGTAGTTTGAGTTAAATCAATGGAGCTAACAATGGGATTAGATACGGCTAAATCATTTGTAGAGCTCTTGCTGGGGCCACAAGAGGCAAGTAAAATTGAAAGAGAAAAAAGTGCAGTTAAATTTTTCATTAGTGGTTTTATTACATTTCTTTAATTACTCAGAAATGAATTTTGTTACAATTATTAATATTTCGGGACGGTTTTAAAAAACCGACTGCAAAACTACGATTCCTCTTGGTTATCTTACGTGAACTTTTTGTTAAAAGAATAGCGCACATAAATTGAAGCAAACACCATTAGTCAGCATTATTACTCCATTTAAGGACACAGAAAAATTTATATCTGAATGCCTTGAATCCATTTTGGCGCAAACCTATAAGAATTGGGAGCTTTTATGCGTAAACGACCATTCTACGGATGCATCTAACCAAATCGTAAAAGACTTCAGCGTTAGGGATAAACGGATTAAACTCTTTCAAAATATTGGAGACGGACTTATCCCTGGGATAAGGGTGGGCTATAAACATGCAAATGGAGAATTGATTACTAGAATGGATAGTGACGATATTATGTCTCCAGTTAGGCTAGAGAACATGAGTCAAGATTTATTAAAGAGCGGCAAAGGTTATGTCGCTCTGGGTAAAGTGAAATATTTTAGCGAAGATGGTGTGAATGATGGGTATTTAAAATATGAAAAATGGTTGAATTCCTTAACATCCAAGGGTTCTAACTTTTCTGAAATTTATAAAGAATGCGTTATTCCTTCCCCCTGTTGGATGATGTTTCGAGAAGATTTTGAAACTTGCGGTAGATTTGATCCTGACCTATATCCGGAAGATTATGATTTGGCCTTCAGGATTTACAAGAATAAAATGAAATGTATTCCTTCTAACTCAATACTTCATTATTGGCGCGATCACCAACAACGATCGTCTAGAACTCTGCAACACTATGCAGATAATTATTTTTTGGATATTAAATACACGAATTTTATAGAACTTGATTATGACGAATCTAGAATACTGACACTTTGGGGCGCCGGTAAAAAAGGAAAAACAATTGCAAAAAAGCTCATTGACGATAACATTCCTTTTTATTGGCTTTGCGATAATCCAAGAAAAATCGGGAAAGATATATACGGTAAAGTGTTGCTAAACTATAAGGAATTGGAGAAAATGAAAAAGCCACAGAGTATCGTAATGGTTGCCAATAAAAAATCGCAGAGTGAAATCACGGATTATTTTAAAATCCAGACTATGCGCCCAATGACCGATTATTTCTTTTTCTGTTAAGATTTTTAAAACCACTTACATCAATTCCTATTGCATTCTCTATATTTGAAAGCATCTAATGAGAATGATAAATTAACAATTAATGCAGTTTAAACATCCGGAACTACTATACGCGCTTTTTCTGCTTATCATTCCCATAATTGTTCACCTTTTTCAACTTAGACGCTTTCAAAAAACCGAATTTACCAACGTAAAGTTTCTTAAAAGTCTAACGCTTCAAACCAGGAGAAGTTCTCAGCTTAAAAAGTGGTTAACCTTACTTACGAGGATGCTACTAATGGCTTGTATTATTTTCGCGTTTGCTCAGCCATATTTTTCGAAAACCAATAATTTCAATACTAAGAACGAAACTGTTATCTATCTAGATAATTCCTTTAGTATGCAAGCAATTGGGGAAAACGGAACGCTTCTAAATCATGCCATACAAGACATTATAGAATATGTAGATGAAGATGAGCCGATAACCATTTTTACTAATAACAAAAAGTTTACTAATACCTCCTTAAAAGCGGTTAAAAATGAATTGATTCGGTTGCCATATACTGCCGACCAACTGTCTTTAAAATCCGTGATGATCATAGGAAAAGCGGCGTTTAGCGATGATGGAAGTAGCATTAAGAATTTGGTGATGATTTCTGATTTCCAGAGGAATGGAATTGAAAGTATCCCTGCGGTCGACACGACCTACAGAACAAGATTGGTTCAACTTAAACCAGAAAATAAATCCAACGTTGCTATTGATTCAGTTTATATTTCCGATAGGAAAGCTGAAAACATAGAGCTTACCGTAAAACTTTCTAATTATGGGCAATCGATAACTGACCTGCCAGTATCCCTATATAATGACGACAAATTGGTGGCGAAGAGTTCTTTAGACATAACCGATACGGCTGAAACTACCTTTGTTATTGCGGCAAATGAAATGTTTAATGGAACTATTTCCATTGAAGAACCGAATCTTCTTTATGACAATTCATTGTTTTTCAACATTGATAATACCGCCAAGATTAAGGTGATGGCAGTGAACCAAGATGATGAAACATTCCTTAGAAAAATATATACCGAGGATGAATTTGAATATGTTTCATTCAATTCTAACGCTCTTAACTTTAAGGGCATTTCCGAACAAAATCTGATCATACTAAACTCGGTTGAAGATGTAACAATCGCATTAAATACTGCAGTACAATCCTTTGCAAATGACGGCGGAACGGTTTTATTTATTCCTTCAAATAGTGGTTCTCTAGCATCTTATAATCAATTATTTACAAGATTCAATGCCTCAGCATTTGACTCCATCGCTAATAATGAAAAAAGGATTACAACCATTAATTTTTCTCATCCATTATTATTAAATGTTTTTGATAAAAAAGTTACGAATTTTCAATACCCAAAGGTCAATTCATATTTCAATTATTCAAGTTTAAGCGGATCCCCAATTTTGAGCTTTGAAGACGGTAGTCCGTTCTTGACCCAAAATGGAAACCTTTATAGATTTACAGCTTCGATTAACGAGACAAATTCCAACTTTAAAAATTCACCTTTAATTGTACCTGTATTATACAACATCGGAACACAAAGTTTAAGAATTTCTAATCTTTATTATACCATTGGCAAAGAACAGCAGATTGATGTTGATGTAAATCTTTCCCAAGACGAAATTTTAAGTCTTCAAGAACTAGAAAATACTGTAATCCCTTTACAACAAACATATAGCAATAAAGTACGGATTACTACCGATGAATTTCCGGAACAGGCTGGAGTCGTTTCGATAAAAAATAAAGAGGAAACCATTAAGAACGTCAGCTTCAATTACGATAGAAAAGAAAGCAATCTTATTTATCACAATTTAGACGAGATCGAATCTTATGAGGTCAGCGATTCCGTTGCCAATGCTATCGCAGACATAAAAAACGTTACAAATGTGGACGAGCTATGGAAATGGTTTGTTATTTTTGCCCTGATATTTTTATTCACAGAAATGCTTTTACTAAAATATCTTAAATGAACGTACTGATAAAATCCGCCACCATCGTTGATGCAGCAAGCGAATTTAATAAGCAGGTCGTAGATATTTTAATTGAAAAAGGGAAAATCTCTAAAATTTCCCAATCCATTCCAAACCCTAAAAATTATAAAGAAGTAGCTCTAGAAAACCTGCACGTTTCTCAAGGTTGGTTTGACAGTAGCGTTAGTTTTGGGGAACCTGGCTTTGAAGAGCGTGAAACCATTGAAAACGGTTTAAAAACCGCGGCCCTTTCTGGTTATACAACAGTTGCTCTTAATCCTAATACCGATCCGGTAATAGATTCTCAGGCAGATATTAGGTTTGTAAAATCCCAGTCCAACGGAAATGCCGTAAATCTTGAGCCTATCGGGTCCTTAACCGTTAAGTCGGAAGGAAAGGATTTGGGAGAGTTATTCGACATGAAAGCTTCTGGTGCCATTGCTTATTATGATTATAAAGCTCCGATAGTAAATGCTAATTTGATGAAGTTGGCTTTACAGTATACTTCAGGTTTTGACGGATTAGTAATCGTGTTTCCACAGGATAAAGAAATTGCCAATAAAGGGGTAATGAATGAAGAACACACCAGCACGCAGCTGGGACTTAGAGGAATCCCTTCTTTGGCTGAAGAACTTCATATTATACGAGATTTATTTCTTCTAGAATACGCTGGAGGTAAATTGCATATTTCGACTATTTCAACTAAAACGTCTGTGGATTTGATTAGAGACGCGAAAGCTAAAAACTTAAATGTTAGTTGTAGCGTTGCCGTTCATAATTTATTTATGACCGATGACAAATTGAATTCATTCGATACAAAATATAAAGTCTCTCCTCCTTTAAGAACAGAATTGGATAGACTTGCGCTTATTGAAGGTATTAAGGACGGGACTATAGATATGGTAACATCTGATCATAATCCTTTAGATATTGAAAGAAAAAAATTAGAGTTCGAGCGAGCCGACTTTGGAACCATAGGACTAGAATCTTCTTTCGGTGCTTTGAATTCTATTTTCACCTTAAAAAAATCGATTGACGTTCTAACACGAGGCAAAAAACGCTTCGGACTTAATTCTAACCCAGTTAATGTAGGTAATACGGCGGAGTTGACATTTTTCAACCCAAAGAAAACAAGCGAATTTAAACTTGAAAATATCTTCTCAACTTCTAAAAATTCTATTTTCGAAGGTGAAAAACTCAAAGGAATGGCGTACGGAATCTATTCTAACGGTCAACTTGTAATACAGAAATAAAGATTATGGACGGAATCGATGAAGGACGAGGTCTTTCCATAGTCGCTTATATTACGATATTTGGTTCTATTGTTTCAATCTTCATGAACATCGAAAAAAAGAATCCATTTATTGCATTTCATACTCGACAAGGACTAGGTCTTTGCCTCACCTTTATGGCGATGGGGTATGTAATAAGTCAGTTAGATAGTCTCTCTGTTTCCTTAGGTTTTTGGATTTTTTTTGGAGTTCTATTCATTTACGGTAGCATTGGCGCAGCAATAGGCAAATATTATGAAGTTCCTATTTTAGGTCCACTCTATCAAAAATGGTTTAAAAGTATTGGCACATGACAACTACCCTTAAATATATTACTCGACCTTCTTCTTTAAAAGAGAACGCTCCGTTATTGATAATGCTTCATGGCTATGGCAGTAATGAAGAAGATTTATTTTCGTTCGCTTCAGAATTACCAGAAGAACTTTTTATAATTTCTTTAAAAGCACCGTATAGTATGCCGCCTTATGGAAATGCTTGGTACGCTATTAATTTTGATGCGGATCAGAACAAATGGAACGATAACGAGCAAGCAAGAGAATCTAGGGATAAGGTTTCGGGCTTTATAGATTATGCGGTTGAAAAATATCCGGTGAACAAAGATAATGTGACATTGGTTGGCTTTAGTCAAGGAAGTATATTATCCTACGGCGTTGCACTCACCTACCCTGAAAAAGTTAGAAATATAATTGCTTTAAGCGGTTACGTAAACGAAGAGATTATTCCAGAGGATTTACAATCTAGGGATTATTCAAATCTGGATTTTTATGCTTCTCACGGGAGCGTGGATCAAGTAATTCCGGTAGATTGGGCGCGAACAGTTCCCAAATTCTTATCTGCCTTAAAGATTAAACACAAATATTCAGAATTTCCAGTCGGTCATGGAGTCGCTCCTCAAAATTTCTATGAATTAAAAGAGTGGTTAGCCTCTCGTATTTAATTTGTTTTTCTCTAAAATTTTTTAAACCAAAATTTAAAATCAAGCTAGTTATAATCCAATAATTATTTATTCTTTGTAAGTAGTTATTTACTTATTTAAAGCCGATTTTTTTTCAAGATTCTCGGTAGTAAATTGAAGAGATTCTAAACGTTCATATTGCACACCAAAAACTATCGTTAATAGGCCCAGGATTGCTTTGAGAATTTGTTCATCCGCTTTATATAATCCCTTCATCATCTCAGATTTTTTTCTGAATTTAATTTTGCCATCACACCTATATAAATTGATTATATCTAATGCCACTCATTGGATTTAATAAATCATATAAACTGAAAACTTTTTGGCTAGCACTCTAAAATATCTTCTTGAAAATCTAGAACTTTCCTCTTGAAAAAAGATTATTGAAGGACTTTCTAAAATTTTTGAACACTTATAAGTCACTTTAACGTAGTAAGTTATGCCCGATGAATCAAGTAATTCTTTAAATTTGTTAAAATTTTAACCGTTGTTAATGAGGTTTTACAAATAATAATCGAGAACTACAAATTAAACCAATCATTTGGACGTTTAATTTGATGATTCTGACGTTTTTAGATGGAAATATAAGCGCCCTATTCAAACTTCGATTTACATTCACATTAAATTTAGAATAACAATTTAATCCATTTAACTAAACATGAAAAAAATCCTTATTTTAACCCTTTTATCCATCGGGTTAATTAGTTGTAGTAACGACGATTTAAGAGCTGATGGCTCTGATATCGATGCGGTTTCTACTAGTGCATCCGCTTTAAAAAGTGCCAATCCAAATTCAGTAAGTTCTTACGCAGATTACAATGTTGCTGTGGCAACAACTTCTGGTGGTTCAGTATGGACTTATACCATTACAAAGTCAAAAAACAATTCAAAAAATTTAAGCCATTTTATTATTAATCTTCAAAACTGTGGAGACGAAAGTGCAACATTTGGAGATATTATTTCTGCCACTACAAATGGTGAACCTGCTGATCTAAAACCAACTGAAGGTCAAGGAACAGATTGTAATCCGCAAGCTATTACCGAAAATTTCGTGAAAATAAATACTAGTGGATCTGGACCATGGGTTATTGTAATTACGTTTGATCGTGCATATTCAAGTGTTTCTTCTACATCTTGGATCAAAGCAGGCACTTCTTGTAATACTGGAGCCGTGGCTTCCCCTGGTTGTCCTATAGAAGAGTATTGCGCTTTATCTCAAGGCTACTTTTTCGCTAATGGAGGTTTACACAATGGCTCTGATGATGTATGGTCTAAAGTAGGTGGCTTAACCATCGGTGGTTATACCTACACTCATGCAGAAGGAATGTATATTTGGAGCGTTAATCGTGGTTTCGGTGGAAATCAAGTTTTAAATGGTTTCTTCCAATTAGGTGCTGCTCGATTAAGCGGAATCGAAAGTGCAGTACAAGAACAAGCCAATATTATTGAAGCATATTTCGCTGGTTTGGAGAAAAGTGTCTTAGAATACGAAACTCTTCCTGATTCTAAAGGACGTACTTACTACAACCTTCCTGCTTCTTCAGGAGGTGTTACATCTGCTGAAGTGACAAAAGCCGGTGGAGCAATTGGAGCATATATCGA
Encoded here:
- a CDS encoding N-terminal double-transmembrane domain-containing protein; this encodes MQFKHPELLYALFLLIIPIIVHLFQLRRFQKTEFTNVKFLKSLTLQTRRSSQLKKWLTLLTRMLLMACIIFAFAQPYFSKTNNFNTKNETVIYLDNSFSMQAIGENGTLLNHAIQDIIEYVDEDEPITIFTNNKKFTNTSLKAVKNELIRLPYTADQLSLKSVMIIGKAAFSDDGSSIKNLVMISDFQRNGIESIPAVDTTYRTRLVQLKPENKSNVAIDSVYISDRKAENIELTVKLSNYGQSITDLPVSLYNDDKLVAKSSLDITDTAETTFVIAANEMFNGTISIEEPNLLYDNSLFFNIDNTAKIKVMAVNQDDETFLRKIYTEDEFEYVSFNSNALNFKGISEQNLIILNSVEDVTIALNTAVQSFANDGGTVLFIPSNSGSLASYNQLFTRFNASAFDSIANNEKRITTINFSHPLLLNVFDKKVTNFQYPKVNSYFNYSSLSGSPILSFEDGSPFLTQNGNLYRFTASINETNSNFKNSPLIVPVLYNIGTQSLRISNLYYTIGKEQQIDVDVNLSQDEILSLQELENTVIPLQQTYSNKVRITTDEFPEQAGVVSIKNKEETIKNVSFNYDRKESNLIYHNLDEIESYEVSDSVANAIADIKNVTNVDELWKWFVIFALIFLFTEMLLLKYLK
- a CDS encoding dihydroorotase, with product MNVLIKSATIVDAASEFNKQVVDILIEKGKISKISQSIPNPKNYKEVALENLHVSQGWFDSSVSFGEPGFEERETIENGLKTAALSGYTTVALNPNTDPVIDSQADIRFVKSQSNGNAVNLEPIGSLTVKSEGKDLGELFDMKASGAIAYYDYKAPIVNANLMKLALQYTSGFDGLVIVFPQDKEIANKGVMNEEHTSTQLGLRGIPSLAEELHIIRDLFLLEYAGGKLHISTISTKTSVDLIRDAKAKNLNVSCSVAVHNLFMTDDKLNSFDTKYKVSPPLRTELDRLALIEGIKDGTIDMVTSDHNPLDIERKKLEFERADFGTIGLESSFGALNSIFTLKKSIDVLTRGKKRFGLNSNPVNVGNTAELTFFNPKKTSEFKLENIFSTSKNSIFEGEKLKGMAYGIYSNGQLVIQK
- a CDS encoding Predicted metalloprotease, contains C-terminal PDZ domain, translating into MKNLTALFSLSILLASCGPSKSSTNDLAVSNPIVSSIDLTQTTNDKVPVTINPGRFTVDKVIYHLPRVVQGTYAVSDFGIFVENLKAIDYNGKEMAVVKSDNNSWIINNAKDLDKITYLVNDSFDVEGSSETVPFSPAGTNIEPVNYLLNLHGFIGYFDSLKNSQYSLEVTSPSNFKNSSALEHSSSVTSEDGSKTTITYFAPRYFDITDNPMMYGNLDVEEFMVGNIKIVLSVYSPNKVHTANSLKETIYAMMQGQKAYLGDLDSTPRYDIYLYLADNRADGPTGFGALEHQKSTVVVLREASSKESLAESMVDVVSHEFFHIVSPLSVHSEDVHYFDYDQPTFSKHLWMYEGVTEYFAQHFQVYEGQKTPEQFYATMMDKINTSKRMDDSMSFTKMSENIIVEPYASNYYNVYQKGALIGMCIDILMREESNGERSMLSLMKELSNKYGENKPFEDDNILNEIGDMTYPSVKNFLDIHVLGTTPIDYKVFLDKVGLLFEEGQVETNYIRSSNNFVFKADQDKRAILFTENVSENSFWADHGVKANDVLYAVNGNVITPENAQTFLGEMYQWKPGNEVEVTLMRNGEEIIIKDTLTKTYTVDQMIAENPNATPKQIRIRNSWLNLSSISK
- a CDS encoding Carboxypeptidase C (cathepsin A); this encodes MKQITLLIFLISLISFGQSREIPIDTMVITTHNTTVKGVSFTYTAETGTQPVWDEEGKPIATLFYTYYTRNGIKDRASRPIIYSFNGGPGSASVWMHVAYTGPVILNIDDEGYPIQPYGVKTNPYSILDVADIVFINPVNTAYSRMIPDAEGKMPDRKQFFGINEDIKYLAEWMNTFTSRKNRWESPKYIIGESYGGTRVMGLSLELQNSQWMYLNGVIMVSPADYKTLISDGSVSSGLNLPYFTAAAWYHKMLPAELQQKDLLEILPESEAYTINTLIPALVKGWTISDSERQEIAKKMSYYSGLSEKVILQHNLDVPTQFFWKELLRDKSGQTIGRLDSRYTGFDKMLSGNRPDYNAEITSWLHSFTPAINYYLREKLNFKTDIKYNMFGPVHPWNNENDNVREDLRQAMAENPYLHVLTQSGYYDGATTYFAAKHSQWQADPSGRMKDRFHFEGYRSGHMMYLRHDDLIKANEDLREFIKASSSNGKAAKY
- a CDS encoding Glycosyltransferase involved in cell wall bisynthesis encodes the protein MKQTPLVSIITPFKDTEKFISECLESILAQTYKNWELLCVNDHSTDASNQIVKDFSVRDKRIKLFQNIGDGLIPGIRVGYKHANGELITRMDSDDIMSPVRLENMSQDLLKSGKGYVALGKVKYFSEDGVNDGYLKYEKWLNSLTSKGSNFSEIYKECVIPSPCWMMFREDFETCGRFDPDLYPEDYDLAFRIYKNKMKCIPSNSILHYWRDHQQRSSRTLQHYADNYFLDIKYTNFIELDYDESRILTLWGAGKKGKTIAKKLIDDNIPFYWLCDNPRKIGKDIYGKVLLNYKELEKMKKPQSIVMVANKKSQSEITDYFKIQTMRPMTDYFFFC
- a CDS encoding phospholipase/carboxylesterase, which codes for MTTTLKYITRPSSLKENAPLLIMLHGYGSNEEDLFSFASELPEELFIISLKAPYSMPPYGNAWYAINFDADQNKWNDNEQARESRDKVSGFIDYAVEKYPVNKDNVTLVGFSQGSILSYGVALTYPEKVRNIIALSGYVNEEIIPEDLQSRDYSNLDFYASHGSVDQVIPVDWARTVPKFLSALKIKHKYSEFPVGHGVAPQNFYELKEWLASRI
- a CDS encoding Uncharacterized membrane protein produces the protein MDGIDEGRGLSIVAYITIFGSIVSIFMNIEKKNPFIAFHTRQGLGLCLTFMAMGYVISQLDSLSVSLGFWIFFGVLFIYGSIGAAIGKYYEVPILGPLYQKWFKSIGT